The Amblyraja radiata isolate CabotCenter1 chromosome 1, sAmbRad1.1.pri, whole genome shotgun sequence genome contains a region encoding:
- the LOC116986126 gene encoding protein PXR1-like, with protein sequence MATNDDNAAVNDGENSVASDATVPREVATNNDNTAVNDGENSVASDATVPRGVATNNDNAAVNDGENSVASDATVPREVATNNDNTAVNDGDNSVASNATVPREMECEFEKTTEECEEKKMKREKREETELWTSRKRKRESNEGKERDGNECKQARRDGEKRRRKEKDESNESEMREETEQWKLSKRVSNEGRERDSNEGSERDSNEGSESDSNESSQTSESGEETE encoded by the coding sequence ATGGCTACAAACGACGACAACGCTGCTGTTAATGATGGGGAAAACAGTGTGGCATCTGATGCAACTGTTCCCAGAGAGGTGGCTACAAACAACGACAACACTGCTGTTAATGATGGGGAAAACAGTGTGGCATCTGATGCAACTGTTCCCAGAGGGGTGGCTACAAACAACGACAACGCTGCTGTTAATGATGGGGAAAACAGTGTGGCATCTGATGCAACTGTTCCCAGAGAGGTGGCTACAAACAATGACAACACTGCTGTTAATGATGGGGACAACAGTGTGGCATCTAATGCAACTGTTCCCAGAGAGATGGAGTGTGAGTTCGAAAAAACAACAGAGGAGTGTGAGGAgaaaaagatgaagagagagaagagagaggaaacAGAGCTATGGACttcgagaaagagaaagagagagagcaacgagggaaaagagagagacggGAACGAGTGCAAGCAGGCGAGAAGAGACGGAGAGAAGAGACGGAGAAAAGAGAAAGACGAGAGCAATGAGAGCGAGATGAGAGAGGAAACAGAGCAATGGAAATTGAGCAAGAGAGTGAGCaacgagggaagagagagagacagcaatgAGGGAAGCGAGAGAGACAGCAATGAGGGAAGCGAGAGTGACAGCAATGAGAGCAGTCAGACGAGCGAGAGCGGAGAAGAGACAGAGTAA